The Candidatus Methylomirabilota bacterium genome includes a region encoding these proteins:
- a CDS encoding VWA domain-containing protein: MDERILEFIGDLRRAEVRISPSEALDALAAASEVGLVDRETFKTTLAATLVKEFRDQPTFDRLFDLYFLDLEALGQGLQKALGPADPRVQDMLDRLLAEEGMELDDLTELLMRGGGSEMEMAIRASGQNAGLERLMYFLQVGFFSRRISDRFDWSATEADLERLMKMLEARGLDPGQLARIRNYLELRLEAFKRMIRQHVERELERRAYRQGEKLTREVLSEKPLFALTPDEIAQMKAVVARLARKIKDALALRQRQEHRGRIDTRRTTRKSLQYGGIPMEIFLKRRHREKPKLVTVCDVSDSVRNASRFMLQLVWSLQECFSRVRSYVFVSEIAEVTQAFNTYPVERAIEWALKGAPVDFHCRSDFGYAFSRFARTELDMLDRKTTILVLGDARNNYNDPQAWALRLIRERVKGIIWLNPEGQWGWGIGDSVMPLYSPSCDFVRECRTIAQLGEVVDNLVHHWWRRGR, translated from the coding sequence TTGGACGAGCGGATCCTCGAGTTCATCGGCGACCTCCGCCGCGCGGAGGTGCGGATCTCGCCCTCCGAGGCGCTCGACGCGCTCGCCGCCGCGTCCGAGGTCGGGCTCGTCGACCGCGAGACGTTCAAGACCACGCTCGCCGCGACGCTGGTCAAGGAGTTCCGCGACCAGCCGACGTTCGACCGCCTCTTCGACCTCTACTTCCTCGACCTCGAGGCGCTCGGGCAGGGACTCCAGAAGGCGCTCGGGCCCGCCGACCCGCGCGTGCAGGACATGCTCGACCGGCTGCTGGCCGAGGAGGGGATGGAGCTCGACGACCTCACCGAGCTCCTCATGCGCGGCGGCGGGAGCGAGATGGAGATGGCCATCCGCGCCTCGGGCCAGAACGCCGGGCTCGAGCGGCTCATGTACTTCCTCCAGGTCGGCTTCTTCTCGCGCCGGATCTCGGACCGCTTCGACTGGTCGGCGACCGAGGCCGACCTGGAGCGGCTCATGAAAATGCTCGAGGCGCGCGGCCTCGACCCGGGCCAGCTCGCCCGCATCCGCAACTACCTCGAGCTGCGGCTCGAGGCGTTCAAGCGGATGATCCGCCAGCACGTCGAACGCGAGCTGGAGCGGCGCGCCTACCGCCAGGGCGAGAAGCTCACGCGCGAGGTCCTGTCCGAGAAGCCGCTCTTCGCGCTGACGCCGGACGAGATCGCGCAGATGAAGGCGGTCGTCGCGCGGCTCGCGCGGAAGATCAAGGACGCGCTGGCCCTGCGCCAGCGCCAGGAGCACCGCGGCCGCATCGACACGCGGCGCACCACGCGCAAGAGCCTCCAGTACGGCGGCATCCCGATGGAGATCTTCCTGAAGCGGCGCCACCGCGAGAAGCCGAAGCTCGTCACGGTCTGCGACGTCTCGGACTCGGTCCGCAACGCCTCCCGCTTCATGCTCCAGCTCGTCTGGAGCCTCCAGGAGTGCTTCAGCCGGGTGCGCTCCTACGTCTTCGTCTCGGAGATCGCGGAGGTGACGCAGGCGTTCAACACCTACCCGGTGGAGCGCGCGATCGAGTGGGCGCTCAAGGGCGCGCCGGTGGACTTCCACTGCCGCTCGGACTTCGGCTACGCGTTCAGCCGCTTCGCGCGGACCGAGCTCGACATGCTCGACCGGAAGACGACGATCCTGGTCCTGGGCGACGCGCGCAATAACTACAACGACCCGCAGGCGTGGGCGCTCCGGCTCATCCGCGAGCGCGTGAAGGGCATCATCTGGCTCAACCCCGAGGGGCAGTGGGGCTGGGGCATCGGCGACAGCGTCATGCCCCTCTACTCGCCCTCGTGTGACTTCGTGCGCGAGTGCCGGACGATCGCCCAGCTCGGCGAGGTCGTGGACAACCTCGTGCACCACTGGTGGAGGCGCGGACGATGA
- a CDS encoding DUF3047 domain-containing protein, which translates to MKWVAVTALTLLAASPAAAQPPECVTLEDFAKAKPGEFPTDWKPRKDAGKDVYKVMEDQGLRFLRAASKGLGIQAAKQVEWDFGQYPMLAWSWRPREFPKGGDERDSGTNDSALAVYLLVPYSRITGPKAVKYVWSEKVPVGTHLSSNYGLTQVVVLRSGRPDKDDWVEEKVNALADYRKLFSEGDTPKPAGIAVLTDADDTKSTAQGDYTNFRACRR; encoded by the coding sequence ATGAAGTGGGTCGCGGTGACGGCGCTCACGCTGCTCGCCGCCTCGCCCGCCGCGGCGCAGCCGCCCGAGTGCGTCACGCTCGAGGACTTCGCGAAGGCGAAGCCCGGCGAGTTCCCCACCGACTGGAAGCCGCGCAAGGACGCGGGCAAGGACGTCTACAAGGTGATGGAGGACCAGGGCCTTCGCTTCCTCCGCGCGGCGTCGAAGGGGCTCGGCATCCAGGCCGCGAAGCAGGTCGAGTGGGACTTCGGCCAGTACCCGATGCTCGCCTGGTCGTGGCGGCCGCGCGAGTTCCCGAAGGGCGGCGACGAGCGCGACTCCGGCACCAACGACAGCGCCCTCGCCGTCTACCTGCTGGTCCCGTACTCCCGCATCACCGGGCCGAAGGCGGTCAAGTACGTCTGGAGCGAGAAGGTGCCGGTCGGCACGCACCTGAGCTCCAACTACGGCCTCACGCAGGTGGTCGTCCTCCGGAGCGGCCGTCCGGACAAGGACGACTGGGTCGAGGAGAAGGTGAACGCCCTCGCCGACTACAGGAAGCTCTTCAGCGAGGGCGACACGCCCAAGCCCGCCGGCATCGCCGTCCTCACCGATGCCGACGACACCAAGTCCACCGCCCAGGGCGACTACACGAACTTCCGCGCCTGCCGGCGCTAG
- a CDS encoding ATP-binding cassette domain-containing protein translates to MPDPIFQAERVSLTYPDGEGRPRAPVLDDVSLEVERGGALTLVGPSGSGKSTLLRCLNRLVEPTGGTVRFDGRDIRSLDPRDLRRRAALVMQTPVLFEGTVGDNLRIRPADAPGDFSEARLAAALAEVGLDPDFLDRDAATLSGGEKQRVTIARALLRDPQALLLDEPTSALDPPNAALVVETISRLRETRGLSIVAVTHQPELVRRLGGRLLYLVKGRAQAYERIDAAASGAVTDARLQAFLAGERAPAGPGGA, encoded by the coding sequence GTGCCAGACCCGATCTTCCAGGCCGAGCGCGTGTCGCTCACGTACCCGGACGGTGAGGGCCGTCCGCGGGCGCCGGTCCTGGACGACGTGTCGCTGGAGGTGGAGCGCGGCGGCGCGCTCACGCTGGTCGGCCCCTCGGGCTCGGGCAAATCCACGCTCCTCCGCTGTCTCAACCGGCTCGTGGAGCCGACGGGCGGGACGGTGCGCTTCGACGGCCGCGACATCCGGTCGCTCGACCCCCGCGACCTTCGACGCCGAGCCGCGCTGGTGATGCAGACGCCCGTGCTCTTCGAGGGCACGGTCGGGGACAATCTCCGCATCCGACCCGCCGACGCCCCGGGCGATTTCTCCGAGGCGCGGCTGGCGGCCGCGCTCGCCGAGGTGGGCCTCGACCCGGACTTCCTCGACCGCGACGCCGCCACCCTGTCCGGCGGTGAGAAGCAGCGGGTGACGATCGCCCGGGCGCTCCTGCGCGACCCGCAGGCCCTCCTGCTCGATGAGCCCACCTCGGCGCTGGACCCGCCCAACGCGGCGCTGGTCGTCGAGACGATCTCCCGGCTGCGGGAGACGCGCGGCCTCTCCATCGTCGCCGTGACGCATCAGCCGGAGCTCGTCCGCCGTCTCGGCGGCCGGCTGCTCTACCTCGTGAAGGGGCGGGCGCAGGCGTACGAGCGCATCGACGCCGCCGCGTCCGGCGCCGTCACCGATGCGCGGCTGCAGGCGTTCCTGGCCGGCGAACGCGCGCCCGCCGGCCCCGGCGGCGCATGA
- the fetB gene encoding iron export ABC transporter permease subunit FetB encodes MTGAAGVIDLSVWQLAVALLLVGVVVAVSFRQALGLERDLVIGSVRTIVQLYLVGLILAAVFAAARWYWVVLILAVMTAVATHAAVSRLRKPIPGGYQIAAAALTVSTAATLAYVIGVVVRVRPWYEPQYIIPIAGMILGNSMTSAALAGDRLQGDLRARADEVEARLALGFSGREAVQPMVRASLRAAMIPTVSGMMTVGLVQLPGMMTGQILAGSSPLVAIRYQMVVVFMLAAATAMGSLLFVRLAARRYLTDAHQLRRYLL; translated from the coding sequence ATGACCGGCGCCGCGGGCGTGATCGATCTCTCGGTCTGGCAGCTCGCGGTGGCGCTGCTGCTCGTCGGCGTGGTCGTGGCGGTCTCGTTCCGCCAGGCCCTGGGGCTCGAGCGCGATCTCGTGATCGGCTCCGTCCGGACCATCGTCCAGCTCTACCTGGTCGGCCTCATCCTCGCCGCGGTGTTCGCGGCGGCGCGCTGGTACTGGGTCGTGCTGATCCTGGCGGTGATGACGGCCGTCGCGACGCACGCGGCGGTGTCGCGGCTCAGGAAGCCGATCCCCGGCGGGTACCAGATCGCCGCCGCCGCGCTGACGGTCTCGACGGCGGCGACGCTCGCGTACGTGATCGGCGTGGTCGTCCGCGTGCGCCCCTGGTACGAGCCCCAGTACATCATTCCCATCGCGGGCATGATCCTCGGCAACTCGATGACGAGCGCCGCGCTGGCCGGCGATCGCCTGCAGGGCGACCTCCGGGCCCGCGCGGACGAGGTGGAGGCGCGGCTCGCCCTCGGCTTCTCCGGGCGCGAGGCGGTGCAGCCCATGGTGCGCGCGTCGCTGCGGGCCGCGATGATCCCGACCGTGAGCGGGATGATGACGGTCGGCCTGGTGCAGCTCCCGGGGATGATGACGGGCCAGATCCTCGCGGGCTCGTCCCCGCTCGTGGCGATCCGCTACCAGATGGTCGTCGTGTTCATGCTCGCGGCGGCCACGGCCATGGGGTCGCTCCTCTTCGTCCGGCTCGCCGCACGGCGCTACCTCACGGACGCCCACCAGCTCCGGCGGTACCTGCTCTAG
- a CDS encoding UGSC family (seleno)protein, translating to MSEYLDPTASVAVPRKTAARPASLEGKTITLLDISKAKGDHLLDRIEELLRERARPKAIVRKKKPTFARPAPDELRRDIVGATDVLIEALADUGSCTTCSVHDGVFFEDHGIPTATVVSSEFVRAARAQAGALGATDYRTVAVPHPVQTLTRDEVRALADKAFDEIVRRLTA from the coding sequence ATGAGCGAGTACCTGGACCCGACCGCCTCCGTCGCCGTCCCGCGGAAGACCGCGGCGCGGCCCGCGAGCCTCGAGGGCAAGACGATCACGCTCCTCGACATCTCGAAGGCGAAGGGCGATCACCTCCTCGACCGGATCGAGGAGCTCCTGCGCGAGCGCGCCCGGCCGAAGGCCATCGTGCGGAAGAAGAAGCCCACGTTCGCGCGCCCGGCCCCGGACGAGCTGCGCCGCGACATCGTCGGCGCGACCGACGTCCTGATCGAGGCGCTCGCCGACTGAGGGTCGTGCACAACGTGCAGTGTGCACGACGGCGTGTTCTTCGAGGATCACGGCATCCCGACGGCGACGGTCGTCTCGTCCGAGTTCGTCCGCGCGGCGCGCGCCCAGGCCGGCGCGCTCGGCGCCACGGACTACCGGACCGTCGCCGTCCCTCACCCAGTCCAAACACTGACCCGCGATGAGGTCCGGGCGCTGGCCGACAAGGCGTTCGACGAGATCGTGAGGAGGCTCACGGCGTGA
- a CDS encoding acetamidase/formamidase family protein — MKTAEKRWYLFDVNPSTPPAFEAAPGEEFTLEVRGAFADVQDISTVPTPFTPACDGHPLAPIAGPVLIRGAKPGDAVVVDLLEISPHGEGKTAILRDFGVLRREFGEPWALSCPVKDGKAWFGGRIPIALNPNLGTVSTMPTEGYKPSYAGPYGGDFDQKDVRAGCRVHLPVMVDGALLFFADPHAAISDGIITGTGVECDATVRARVTLDKGRALDRPVLEVDDTVQVLGFGPTVELATEDAARGAVAWFVARTGMDRREAYMLLSIVGELRIGTSPRPVMAARLIIPRPIVEAAAKGR; from the coding sequence GTGAAGACCGCGGAGAAGCGGTGGTACCTGTTCGACGTCAACCCGTCCACGCCGCCGGCGTTCGAGGCGGCGCCCGGTGAGGAGTTCACCCTCGAGGTGCGCGGCGCGTTCGCCGACGTGCAGGACATCAGCACCGTGCCGACGCCGTTCACGCCGGCGTGCGACGGCCATCCGCTCGCGCCCATCGCCGGCCCGGTGTTGATCCGCGGCGCCAAGCCCGGCGACGCCGTCGTCGTGGATCTCCTCGAGATCAGCCCTCACGGCGAAGGGAAGACCGCCATCCTCCGGGACTTCGGGGTGCTCCGGCGCGAGTTCGGCGAGCCGTGGGCGCTCTCGTGCCCGGTGAAGGACGGCAAGGCGTGGTTCGGCGGGCGCATCCCGATCGCCCTCAACCCGAACCTCGGCACGGTCTCCACGATGCCGACCGAGGGCTACAAGCCCTCCTACGCCGGGCCGTACGGCGGCGACTTCGACCAGAAAGACGTGCGTGCGGGGTGCCGCGTCCACCTGCCCGTGATGGTGGACGGCGCGCTCCTCTTCTTCGCCGACCCGCACGCCGCGATCAGCGACGGCATCATCACCGGCACCGGCGTCGAGTGCGACGCGACCGTGCGCGCGCGGGTGACCCTCGACAAGGGGCGCGCGCTCGACCGGCCGGTCCTCGAGGTGGACGACACGGTGCAGGTCCTCGGCTTCGGGCCGACGGTCGAGCTCGCGACGGAGGACGCGGCGCGCGGCGCGGTCGCGTGGTTCGTCGCGCGCACGGGGATGGACCGGCGCGAGGCCTACATGCTCCTCTCCATCGTGGGCGAGCTGCGCATCGGCACGTCGCCGCGGCCGGTCATGGCGGCCCGCCTCATCATCCCGCGCCCGATCGTCGAGGCCGCGGCGAAGGGCCGGTGA
- a CDS encoding cyclase family protein — translation MATTLGDDDVVKMLSSLSNWGRWGKDDELGTINLITPAKRKQAAALVRDGVPVSCARPIVTNDISVDTAFQPLRLMVDSGEGRDHDSRERLLARRGASEFIGMVFHGYTITHVDTPAHYFWQGKIYNGRSCNLITAREGAGAESVDLLHDGVVSRGVLLDVAALRGRPLDAGEGVMPEDLEAAEKAQQVRVEPGDILLIRTGYYARRLETPRHPLKDGSPAAHVASMPWFRERDIAMLGTDTHNDVSPATHPRLGNVVHIVALVGMGLWLIDNGNLEELAKACAARRRWEFMLTLAPLRLQHATGSPVNPIALF, via the coding sequence ATGGCGACGACGCTCGGCGACGACGACGTGGTCAAGATGCTCTCCTCGCTCAGCAACTGGGGGCGCTGGGGCAAGGACGACGAGCTCGGGACGATCAACCTCATCACGCCGGCCAAGCGCAAGCAGGCCGCGGCGCTCGTGCGGGACGGCGTCCCGGTGAGCTGCGCGCGTCCGATCGTGACGAACGACATCAGCGTGGACACGGCGTTCCAGCCGCTCCGGCTCATGGTGGACTCGGGCGAGGGGCGTGACCACGACTCGCGCGAGCGGCTCCTGGCGCGCCGCGGCGCCTCGGAGTTCATCGGAATGGTCTTCCACGGCTACACGATCACGCACGTGGACACGCCCGCGCACTACTTCTGGCAGGGGAAGATCTACAACGGCCGCTCCTGCAACCTCATCACCGCGCGCGAGGGCGCCGGCGCCGAGTCGGTGGACCTGCTCCACGACGGCGTGGTGAGCCGGGGCGTGCTGCTCGACGTCGCGGCGCTCCGGGGACGCCCGCTCGACGCGGGCGAGGGCGTGATGCCCGAGGACCTCGAGGCGGCGGAGAAGGCCCAGCAGGTCCGCGTCGAGCCGGGCGACATCCTCCTGATCCGGACGGGCTACTACGCCCGGCGGCTCGAGACGCCGCGCCACCCGCTGAAGGACGGCTCGCCCGCCGCCCACGTCGCCTCGATGCCGTGGTTCCGCGAGCGCGACATCGCCATGCTCGGCACCGACACCCACAACGACGTGAGCCCCGCGACCCACCCGCGGCTTGGCAACGTGGTCCACATCGTGGCGCTCGTGGGCATGGGCCTCTGGCTCATCGACAACGGGAACCTCGAGGAGCTCGCGAAGGCGTGCGCGGCGCGGCGGCGCTGGGAGTTCATGCTGACGCTCGCGCCGCTCAGGCTCCAGCACGCGACGGGCTCCCCCGTGAACCCGATCGCGCTCTTCTAG
- a CDS encoding DUF3303 family protein — protein MLFMVVERFKNRDAKAVYRRFRDQGRGAPDGLKYVGSWIEANFDRCFQLMECDDARLLQRWVAVWSDLIEFEIVPVVPSAETREAIEPLL, from the coding sequence ATGCTGTTCATGGTGGTCGAGCGGTTCAAGAACCGCGACGCCAAGGCGGTGTATCGCCGCTTTCGCGACCAGGGGCGCGGCGCGCCCGACGGATTGAAATACGTCGGCAGCTGGATCGAGGCCAATTTCGACCGGTGCTTCCAGCTGATGGAGTGCGACGACGCGCGCCTCCTGCAGCGGTGGGTCGCGGTCTGGAGCGACCTCATCGAGTTCGAGATCGTGCCCGTCGTGCCGTCGGCGGAGACGCGCGAGGCGATCGAGCCGCTGCTCTGA
- a CDS encoding class I SAM-dependent methyltransferase, which yields MDPEEIEAVIQRARLELYRDNLSGALEILERGRDGRADDRLAQEMQGIRSCLAHLGSRDAYARAYEDYYRERKARPSLKLLEREVRTLVGARTRKMVRRYADYPEFRLLEDEILAIRAARVLDAGCGEGRVALTLGARHPGLRIEGVEVTETNVRIARRLNRFPNIAFHRGFIEDAAQLLPPGSFDLAYSFAVLEHVPDVDATVGAIFAMLRPGGRLCVIVPMNEFSVTGPLPAYVPPDGIAGHVRVFTEADLEKRFGRFPGFVVTRLPGAWRSGRYPDAIRPKEFGAYFAAFSRP from the coding sequence GTGGACCCAGAGGAGATCGAGGCCGTCATCCAGCGGGCCAGGCTGGAGCTGTATCGCGACAACCTCTCGGGCGCGCTCGAGATCCTGGAGCGGGGCCGGGACGGCCGTGCCGACGATCGGCTGGCCCAGGAGATGCAGGGGATCCGCTCGTGCCTCGCGCACCTCGGCAGTCGCGACGCGTACGCGCGGGCCTACGAGGACTATTACCGGGAGAGGAAGGCGCGCCCGAGCCTGAAGCTCCTCGAGCGCGAGGTCCGGACCCTGGTCGGCGCGCGGACCCGCAAGATGGTCCGGCGGTATGCGGACTACCCGGAGTTCCGGCTCCTCGAGGACGAGATCCTCGCGATCCGCGCCGCGCGGGTGCTCGACGCCGGCTGCGGCGAGGGACGCGTCGCCCTCACGCTCGGCGCACGCCATCCCGGCCTCCGGATCGAGGGCGTCGAGGTCACCGAAACCAACGTGCGCATCGCGCGCAGACTGAACCGCTTTCCCAACATCGCCTTCCATCGGGGATTCATCGAAGACGCGGCACAGCTCCTCCCACCCGGGAGCTTCGATCTCGCCTACTCGTTCGCCGTCCTCGAGCACGTGCCCGACGTGGACGCGACCGTAGGGGCCATCTTCGCGATGCTCCGGCCGGGCGGGCGGCTCTGCGTGATCGTGCCGATGAACGAGTTCAGCGTGACCGGGCCGCTCCCGGCCTACGTGCCTCCCGACGGCATCGCCGGACACGTGCGCGTCTTCACCGAGGCGGACCTCGAGAAGCGGTTCGGGAGATTCCCGGGGTTCGTCGTCACGAGGCTCCCAGGCGCGTGGCGGAGCGGCCGGTACCCGGACGCGATCCGACCGAAGGAGTTCGGCGCCTACTTCGCGGCGTTCTCCCGGCCCTGA
- a CDS encoding LLM class flavin-dependent oxidoreductase: MKFGLGLSVQHLPDDPQAARFQEHVEQVRLARAVGFASAWASQHYLSEPFSYFQPIPTLGRIAADAPGMTLGTGCLLLPLHHPLEVAEQLATLDVITGGRLVFGVGLGYRDAENEAMGLDPRERVGRLVEGLEVIERLWNGEPVSYEGKHFRMRDVRISMRPLQRPRPPIWLAANADAGVKRAARLGDAWLMNPHTTLATLERQLALFTQTRRELGRPPAAETPLIKECYVAPDTASAFAEAARFLDAKYRAYRRWEQDKALPAGESFDLPFEELARDRFVIGDPSRVAEEIARYRERLGLTTMIFRLQWPGMEQAKVLRSIRLLGDKVLPRFAEERGP, translated from the coding sequence GTGAAGTTCGGTCTCGGGCTCTCCGTCCAGCATCTCCCGGACGACCCGCAGGCCGCGCGCTTCCAGGAGCACGTCGAGCAGGTGCGGCTCGCGCGTGCGGTGGGCTTCGCGTCGGCGTGGGCGAGCCAGCACTATCTCTCCGAGCCGTTCAGCTACTTCCAGCCGATCCCCACCCTCGGGCGCATCGCCGCCGACGCCCCCGGCATGACGCTGGGCACGGGCTGCCTGCTCCTGCCGCTCCACCACCCGCTCGAGGTCGCCGAGCAGCTCGCGACGCTCGACGTGATCACGGGCGGCCGCCTCGTCTTCGGCGTGGGCCTCGGGTACCGCGACGCCGAGAACGAGGCGATGGGCCTCGATCCGCGCGAGCGCGTCGGCAGGCTCGTCGAAGGGCTCGAGGTGATCGAGCGGCTGTGGAACGGCGAGCCCGTGAGCTACGAGGGCAAGCATTTTCGCATGCGCGACGTGAGGATCTCGATGCGCCCGCTCCAGCGGCCGCGCCCGCCCATCTGGCTCGCGGCGAACGCCGACGCCGGCGTCAAGCGCGCCGCGCGCCTCGGCGACGCGTGGCTGATGAACCCGCACACGACGCTGGCGACGCTCGAGCGCCAGCTCGCCCTCTTCACGCAGACGCGCCGCGAGCTCGGCCGCCCGCCGGCGGCGGAAACGCCGCTGATCAAGGAATGCTACGTCGCGCCCGACACGGCGAGCGCGTTCGCCGAAGCGGCGCGGTTCCTCGACGCGAAGTACCGCGCGTACCGGCGCTGGGAACAGGACAAGGCGCTGCCGGCCGGCGAGAGCTTCGACCTCCCCTTCGAGGAGCTGGCGCGCGACCGGTTCGTCATCGGCGACCCGTCGCGCGTCGCCGAGGAGATCGCGCGCTACCGCGAGCGGCTCGGCCTCACGACGATGATCTTCCGCCTGCAGTGGCCCGGCATGGAGCAGGCGAAGGTCCTCCGCTCGATCCGGCTGCTCGGCGACAAGGTCCTGCCGAGGTTCGCCGAGGAGCGCGGGCCGTGA
- a CDS encoding OB-fold domain-containing protein — MPQPVQYRGMSLIVPDNDTEWKEFYAHARAHRLVVRKCAACGLLRYPPTHACPWCMALGWSWQEVSGRGTIYSYEIVHHAIQPGFRELTPYPVVLVELDEQRGAPTPDEALRIIANLLKRDLTPEDEQHVAIGKRVSVIFQDLAEHMALPQFTLTDEASQGRVWRLA; from the coding sequence ATGCCCCAGCCCGTCCAGTACCGCGGGATGTCGCTGATCGTCCCCGACAACGACACGGAGTGGAAGGAGTTCTACGCGCACGCGCGCGCCCACCGCCTCGTCGTGCGCAAGTGCGCAGCCTGCGGGCTCCTGCGCTACCCGCCGACGCACGCGTGTCCCTGGTGCATGGCGCTCGGCTGGTCGTGGCAGGAGGTCTCCGGCCGCGGGACGATCTACTCCTACGAGATCGTCCACCACGCGATCCAGCCGGGCTTCCGCGAGCTCACGCCCTACCCGGTCGTCCTCGTCGAGCTCGACGAGCAGCGCGGCGCGCCGACGCCCGACGAGGCGCTGCGGATCATCGCCAACCTCCTCAAGCGCGATCTCACCCCGGAGGACGAGCAGCACGTCGCGATTGGAAAGCGCGTGAGCGTGATCTTCCAGGACCTCGCCGAGCACATGGCGCTGCCGCAGTTCACGCTCACCGACGAGGCCTCGCAGGGACGGGTCTGGCGGCTCGCGTGA
- a CDS encoding NAD(P)/FAD-dependent oxidoreductase has translation MRRPAAPPHVVIVGGGFGGLYAARALARRAVRVTLLDRRNHHLFQPLLYQVATAALNPSDIAVPLRSVLRKATNITVLLAEVARVDLAGRRVVLDRGEIGYDALVLAAGASHSYFGHDDWEVLAPGLKTLEDALEIRRRVLLAYEAAERESDGAERQALLTFVVIGGGPTGVELAGALGEISRQTIARDFRLIDPTKARIVLLEGGPRILTTFPESLSRSAEDALRRIGVEVRTKAVVTRVTTDAVWLRGEQIRARTVLWAAGVAAAPLARTLGAPLDRSGRVLVEPDLSIPGHPEAFAIGDMCAFLHQTGAPLPGVAPVAIQQGRAVADNVWRRLHGQPTRSFRYRDRGSMATIGRAAAVAVVGGLPLSGLVAWLAWLLVHIMFLIGFRNRFLVLFEWAWAYVTWHRGARLITGPWKGRG, from the coding sequence GCGCTGGCCCGCCGGGCCGTGCGCGTCACGCTCCTCGACCGGCGCAACCACCACCTCTTCCAGCCGCTGCTCTACCAGGTCGCCACGGCGGCGCTGAACCCCTCCGACATCGCGGTCCCGCTCCGATCCGTCCTGCGCAAGGCCACCAACATCACGGTCCTCCTCGCGGAGGTCGCGCGGGTGGATCTGGCCGGCCGCCGCGTCGTGCTCGATCGCGGCGAGATCGGCTACGACGCGCTCGTCCTCGCCGCCGGGGCCAGCCACTCGTACTTCGGCCACGACGACTGGGAAGTGCTGGCCCCGGGGCTCAAGACCCTGGAGGACGCCCTCGAGATTCGCCGCCGCGTACTCCTGGCCTACGAGGCCGCCGAGCGCGAGAGCGACGGCGCCGAGCGGCAGGCGCTCCTCACGTTCGTGGTCATCGGCGGCGGTCCCACCGGCGTCGAGCTGGCCGGCGCCCTCGGCGAGATCTCGCGCCAGACCATCGCCCGCGACTTCCGCCTGATCGACCCGACCAAGGCGCGGATCGTCCTTCTCGAGGGCGGGCCGCGCATCCTCACCACCTTCCCGGAGTCGCTGTCCCGCAGCGCGGAGGACGCGCTCCGGCGGATCGGCGTCGAGGTGCGCACGAAGGCCGTCGTCACGCGAGTGACCACGGACGCGGTGTGGCTCAGAGGCGAGCAGATCCGCGCTCGCACCGTGCTCTGGGCCGCCGGCGTGGCCGCGGCGCCGCTCGCGCGGACCCTCGGTGCGCCTCTCGACCGCTCCGGCCGCGTCCTCGTCGAGCCGGATCTCTCGATCCCGGGCCATCCCGAGGCCTTCGCCATCGGCGACATGTGCGCGTTTCTGCATCAGACCGGCGCGCCGCTGCCCGGCGTGGCGCCCGTGGCCATCCAGCAGGGGCGCGCGGTGGCGGACAACGTGTGGCGGCGACTCCACGGCCAGCCGACCCGTTCCTTCCGCTACCGCGACAGGGGCAGCATGGCCACGATCGGGCGCGCGGCCGCCGTCGCGGTCGTGGGTGGGCTCCCGCTCTCAGGGCTCGTCGCGTGGCTCGCGTGGCTTCTCGTGCACATCATGTTCCTGATCGGCTTCCGCAACCGCTTCCTGGTGCTGTTCGAGTGGGCCTGGGCCTACGTCACCTGGCACCGAGGCGCCCGGCTGATCACCGGACCGTGGAAAGGCCGCGGCTGA